In a genomic window of Venatoribacter cucullus:
- a CDS encoding 2-isopropylmalate synthase, producing the protein MNRFDHRKYRPFPVIRKTDRRWPDQTLSAAPLWCSVDLRDGNQALMEPMNVSQKQRMWALLVKMGFKEIEVGFPAASQPDYDFVRWLIEHNQIPADVTIQVLVQARDELIERTYQALEGVHKAVVHVYNSTSPVQRNKVFNQSKEGIIEIARKGAMKVQSEAAKYPQTDWVFQYSPESFSTTEVEYAVDVCNAVIGVWQPTPQRKAIINLPATVESAMPNVFADQVEWFCDHVNQRDSLIISIHTHNDRGCGVAAAELALLAGADRIEGTLLGNGERTGNMDIVTMAMNMYSQGIDPMLDISIADDIIATVEACTNIKTHPRHPWVGELVYTAFSGSHQDAIRKCLAVQAADEPWDVAYLPIDPQDLGRNYQSVIRVNSQSGKGGASYLLEQELGVTLPRWMQIELAQPIQRETEIRAGELTPADIVGVFRREFMHNDGRYSLASYQVDKQGNHYHLQAALHDGNQVTLIHGQGSGAISAFADAMHKAMGMDIQVVQFDEQAVEAGSDAVAMAFVQASIRGQRFTAAAQDGDTLSASLNAILNTVNKALQHNLQVA; encoded by the coding sequence ATGAACCGCTTTGATCACCGCAAATACCGCCCGTTTCCGGTTATCCGTAAAACCGACCGCCGCTGGCCTGACCAGACCCTGAGCGCGGCACCGCTGTGGTGTTCGGTGGATCTGCGCGATGGTAATCAGGCGTTAATGGAACCCATGAACGTCAGCCAGAAACAGCGTATGTGGGCTTTGCTGGTGAAGATGGGCTTCAAAGAAATTGAAGTGGGTTTCCCGGCCGCCTCGCAACCGGATTACGACTTCGTACGCTGGCTGATCGAACACAACCAGATTCCGGCCGATGTGACCATTCAGGTGTTGGTGCAGGCGCGCGACGAACTCATTGAGCGCACGTATCAGGCGCTGGAAGGCGTGCACAAAGCCGTGGTGCATGTGTACAACTCCACCTCGCCAGTGCAGCGCAATAAGGTCTTTAACCAGAGCAAGGAAGGCATTATTGAAATCGCCCGCAAAGGCGCGATGAAAGTGCAGAGCGAAGCGGCGAAATACCCGCAGACCGACTGGGTATTCCAGTACTCACCGGAAAGCTTTTCAACCACCGAAGTGGAATACGCGGTTGATGTGTGCAACGCCGTGATCGGCGTATGGCAACCAACCCCACAACGCAAAGCCATTATCAATTTACCGGCTACCGTTGAAAGCGCCATGCCCAACGTATTCGCCGATCAGGTGGAATGGTTCTGCGACCATGTGAACCAGCGCGACAGCCTGATTATCAGCATTCATACCCACAACGACCGTGGCTGTGGCGTGGCGGCGGCCGAACTCGCCTTGCTGGCCGGTGCCGACCGCATTGAAGGCACCTTGCTCGGCAATGGTGAGCGCACCGGCAATATGGACATCGTTACTATGGCGATGAATATGTACAGCCAGGGCATCGACCCGATGCTCGACATCAGCATCGCCGACGACATCATTGCCACGGTTGAGGCCTGCACCAATATCAAAACGCATCCGCGTCATCCGTGGGTGGGCGAGCTGGTGTACACCGCGTTTTCCGGCAGCCATCAGGACGCTATCCGCAAATGTCTGGCGGTACAAGCTGCCGATGAACCCTGGGATGTGGCTTACTTACCCATCGACCCACAGGACCTCGGCCGTAATTACCAGTCGGTGATCCGCGTCAACAGCCAGTCGGGTAAAGGCGGCGCCAGTTATTTGCTGGAGCAGGAATTGGGCGTGACCTTACCGCGCTGGATGCAGATCGAATTAGCCCAGCCGATTCAGCGCGAAACCGAAATCCGCGCAGGTGAATTAACCCCGGCGGATATCGTCGGCGTATTCCGCCGCGAATTTATGCACAACGATGGGCGCTATTCATTAGCCAGCTATCAGGTGGACAAACAGGGCAACCATTACCACTTACAGGCCGCCCTGCACGATGGTAATCAGGTGACCTTAATTCACGGTCAGGGCAGCGGTGCCATCAGCGCCTTTGCCGATGCCATGCACAAAGCGATGGGTATGGATATTCAGGTGGTGCAGTTTGACGAACAGGCGGTGGAAGCCGGTTCCGATGCGGTGGCCATGGCTTTTGTACAGGCCAGCATCCGCGGTCAGCGCTTTACCGCGGCAGCCCAGGATGGTGATACCTTATCGGCCAGCCTGAACGCCATTCTGAATACCGTGAATAAAGCTCTGCAGCATAATCTTCAGGTGGCCTGA
- a CDS encoding ATP-dependent helicase, with product MTVSHHHSPTLTAEQQQVIAHSSGHARVVAVAGAGKTTTLTHFIAARLQQGVSPRRMLVLMYNRSAREDFERKLQHLLPQQPLPEVRTFHSLGLRIYQRLIAQGVLPPFQGKPLSDGEMEPVVWRMLQQLADDDTRQDILSQRKKWVEPALGFIDLVKSGLQTPAEVFEQLELPPQCQMFVELFDQFEDWRRQQRRITYADMLYDPVMAFVYQPEIAAQFGGHMQWILVDEYQDINAIQQKLLEILYGGRGSVMVIGDPDQTIYEFRGSKPEFIVHGFDQQMQQVSRYQLPHTFRYGHQLALLANHLISHNSEREPVLCLSHPSTPATRIKLHYARYEPALILTLIRSESEQRPLDQIAVINRLWALCAPVELGLLQAGIPYQLHNSQSVLDRWELQIFWLLLEIAAGRFAQRSDKEREAAWLQILTTPYPKIKRQQLEQMARQLAPVSENFGEALAQALPDSISKWQAKTLQARAEVLADAEHIEQPAHRLLQNYIARSELEDGIADSAFSAQQIEDRLQTIQAFVRFMRETGVSSHAAYDYLQQLKAQRLQQSREQGGVHLTSIHKSKGLEWPVVIIPGLNAHYYPYTPDGEFTTPASEESERRLLYVAMTRAREQLHLVAPDTTQADKKAAAGREFPSRFQRELQAPHSIRIGEALSRGAATVALNPLAGPLAPWLDDYFERTGLTLQLTLEDLPPPPKPPADTVIVRKYAATEPLRFIEHQSLGRGAVVYEDERYLKVRFAGEREARTLDKRTAAAFIQDV from the coding sequence TTGACCGTTTCCCACCACCACTCGCCCACATTAACTGCTGAACAGCAGCAAGTTATCGCCCATTCGTCCGGCCATGCCCGGGTCGTGGCGGTGGCGGGTGCCGGTAAAACCACCACGCTTACGCATTTTATTGCCGCCCGTCTGCAGCAGGGCGTCAGCCCGCGGCGCATGCTGGTTCTGATGTATAACCGCAGTGCGCGGGAAGATTTTGAGCGTAAATTACAGCATTTATTGCCGCAGCAACCCTTACCGGAAGTACGCACCTTTCACTCATTGGGCTTACGGATTTATCAGCGCCTGATCGCCCAGGGTGTATTACCTCCGTTTCAGGGTAAACCGCTCAGTGACGGTGAAATGGAACCGGTGGTGTGGCGCATGCTGCAGCAGCTGGCTGATGATGATACCCGCCAGGATATTCTGTCGCAGCGCAAAAAATGGGTGGAGCCGGCGCTGGGTTTTATTGATCTGGTGAAATCCGGCTTACAGACGCCGGCCGAGGTGTTCGAGCAACTGGAATTACCGCCGCAATGCCAAATGTTTGTGGAATTATTTGACCAGTTCGAAGACTGGCGCCGCCAGCAGCGCCGTATTACCTACGCCGATATGCTCTACGACCCGGTGATGGCCTTTGTGTACCAGCCGGAAATAGCCGCGCAATTCGGCGGCCATATGCAATGGATTCTGGTCGACGAATATCAGGACATTAATGCGATTCAGCAGAAACTGTTGGAGATTCTGTACGGCGGGCGCGGCTCAGTGATGGTCATCGGTGACCCGGATCAGACCATTTATGAATTCCGTGGCTCCAAGCCGGAATTTATTGTGCATGGGTTTGACCAGCAAATGCAGCAGGTATCGCGTTACCAGTTACCGCATACCTTCCGTTACGGGCATCAGCTGGCACTGCTGGCCAATCACCTGATTTCCCACAACAGCGAGCGGGAGCCGGTGTTGTGTTTGTCACATCCATCCACTCCGGCCACGCGCATTAAACTGCATTATGCGCGCTATGAACCGGCGCTGATTCTGACCTTAATCCGCAGCGAATCCGAGCAGCGGCCGCTGGATCAGATTGCCGTCATTAATCGTTTGTGGGCTCTGTGCGCACCAGTGGAACTGGGGTTATTACAGGCCGGTATTCCATACCAGTTGCATAATTCGCAGTCGGTGCTGGATCGCTGGGAATTACAGATTTTCTGGTTATTGCTGGAAATCGCCGCCGGCCGCTTCGCTCAGCGCAGCGACAAAGAACGTGAAGCGGCCTGGCTGCAGATTCTGACCACGCCCTACCCGAAAATTAAACGCCAGCAGCTGGAACAGATGGCGCGGCAACTGGCCCCGGTTAGCGAAAATTTTGGCGAAGCCTTAGCGCAGGCGCTGCCCGATTCCATCAGTAAATGGCAGGCCAAAACCCTGCAGGCGCGCGCCGAAGTGCTGGCCGATGCCGAACATATTGAGCAACCGGCACACCGCTTACTGCAGAATTATATTGCCCGTTCTGAACTGGAAGACGGTATTGCCGACAGTGCCTTTTCGGCCCAGCAGATTGAAGACCGCCTGCAAACCATTCAGGCTTTTGTGCGCTTTATGCGCGAAACCGGGGTCAGCAGCCACGCGGCCTATGATTACCTGCAACAATTAAAAGCCCAGCGCCTGCAGCAAAGCCGCGAGCAGGGTGGGGTGCATTTAACCTCCATTCATAAAAGCAAAGGGCTGGAGTGGCCGGTGGTGATTATTCCCGGTCTTAATGCGCATTATTACCCGTACACGCCGGACGGTGAATTTACCACGCCGGCCAGTGAAGAAAGTGAGCGGCGCTTGCTGTATGTGGCCATGACCCGCGCCCGTGAGCAGTTGCATTTAGTTGCACCGGATACCACCCAGGCCGATAAAAAAGCTGCCGCCGGGCGTGAATTTCCCAGCCGCTTTCAGCGCGAATTACAGGCGCCACACAGTATCCGTATTGGCGAGGCGCTCAGCCGTGGTGCCGCCACCGTGGCACTGAATCCTCTGGCGGGCCCGCTGGCGCCCTGGCTGGATGATTATTTTGAACGCACCGGGTTAACCCTGCAGTTAACCCTGGAAGACCTTCCGCCACCGCCCAAGCCGCCGGCGGATACGGTGATTGTGCGCAAATATGCCGCTACCGAGCCATTGCGTTTTATTGAGCACCAGAGCCTGGGGCGCGGGGCGGTGGTGTATGAAGATGAGCGCTATTTAAAAGTACGTTTTGCTGGTGAGCGCGAAGCACGGACGCTGGATAAACGCACCGCCGCAGCTTTTATTCAGGATGTCTGA
- a CDS encoding sensor histidine kinase — protein MQQRLNSIESKLTFHVLSLTILFGLVFSGLQIGVDYYNEKQRFLTETHDLLNRQQGPAALALYNYDNAALESILDSLLLNVAAVASRVEETNSGYVRHAGFSPALLQDEQQAMYFRRHSIPLLEPGTYSDTPRRIGTLYLWSDDRLSRPGFNRRAAVTLLLDVLRYSVLALVLALLLRARITTPVRRLMRLLVNLDPRSAERLPKVDQRLRGTELDELVSKMNALLRQMQQEVQQRQEAEGRVRFMNEQLEEKVRARTHQLQHSLDELRCTQDLLLQAQRMASLGHLAAGIAHEINNPIAVVYSNIATLGEYLAELLQLTDEYELAERLIADEQLLESLFRLRNSIDLDYVRSDAPELVRNTRQSLDRVRNIVRELRTFADSDQQPKERVPVALLVQEAVQELDLQQDKRFRLVSLLDGLPELECVGTQVRLVFRHILDNARDAMPDGGTIEIAGEHEAGWLAVMIKDNGVGMNAADLSCAVNPFFTRKEIGKGTGLGLTVAYNIMQHHGGDLLIDSTPGKGTVVTLRFPCADTGLTVAARERLV, from the coding sequence GTGCAGCAGCGACTGAATTCCATCGAAAGTAAGCTGACCTTCCATGTGCTGAGCCTCACCATTTTATTTGGTCTGGTGTTCAGCGGGTTACAGATTGGTGTTGATTATTACAACGAAAAACAACGCTTTCTGACCGAAACCCATGATTTGCTTAACCGTCAGCAAGGGCCGGCGGCACTGGCGCTGTACAACTACGATAATGCCGCGCTGGAATCCATTCTCGACAGCCTGTTATTGAATGTGGCGGCCGTGGCCAGCCGGGTGGAAGAAACCAACAGCGGCTATGTGCGCCATGCCGGTTTCAGTCCGGCGTTGCTGCAGGATGAGCAGCAGGCGATGTATTTCCGGCGTCACAGTATCCCGCTGCTGGAGCCGGGTACCTACAGCGACACTCCGCGCCGCATCGGTACCCTGTATTTATGGTCAGATGACCGTCTCAGCCGGCCCGGTTTCAACCGCCGGGCTGCCGTTACCTTATTGCTGGATGTATTGCGCTACAGCGTACTGGCGCTGGTGCTGGCCTTATTGTTGCGGGCCAGGATTACCACACCGGTACGGCGGCTGATGCGCTTATTGGTCAATCTGGATCCGCGCTCGGCCGAACGCCTGCCCAAGGTGGATCAGCGCTTGCGCGGCACGGAACTGGATGAACTGGTCAGCAAAATGAATGCCCTGCTGCGGCAAATGCAGCAGGAAGTGCAGCAGCGCCAGGAAGCTGAAGGCCGTGTGCGCTTTATGAATGAACAGCTGGAAGAAAAAGTCCGCGCCCGTACCCATCAGCTGCAGCACAGCCTGGATGAGTTACGCTGCACGCAGGACCTGCTGCTGCAGGCCCAGCGCATGGCCTCTTTAGGGCATCTGGCAGCCGGCATTGCCCATGAAATCAATAACCCGATTGCGGTGGTGTACAGCAATATCGCTACCCTCGGAGAGTACCTGGCCGAGTTATTACAGCTCACCGATGAATACGAACTGGCCGAGCGTCTGATTGCGGATGAGCAGTTACTGGAATCGCTGTTTCGTTTGCGTAACAGCATCGATCTCGATTATGTCCGCAGTGATGCGCCGGAGCTGGTGCGCAATACCCGCCAAAGCCTCGACCGGGTACGCAATATTGTGCGCGAACTGCGTACCTTTGCGGACAGCGACCAGCAACCCAAAGAGCGGGTGCCGGTGGCTCTGTTGGTGCAGGAGGCGGTGCAGGAACTGGATTTACAGCAGGATAAACGCTTCCGGCTGGTGTCATTGCTGGATGGCCTGCCCGAGCTGGAATGTGTGGGCACCCAGGTGCGGCTGGTATTCCGCCATATTCTGGATAACGCCCGCGATGCCATGCCCGATGGAGGCACCATCGAAATTGCCGGTGAGCATGAGGCCGGCTGGCTGGCGGTGATGATCAAAGACAATGGTGTGGGCATGAATGCCGCCGATTTAAGCTGCGCCGTTAACCCGTTTTTTACCCGTAAAGAAATCGGTAAAGGCACTGGTCTGGGCCTGACCGTGGCTTACAACATTATGCAGCATCATGGCGGCGACCTGCTGATCGACAGCACGCCGGGCAAGGGGACCGTGGTGACGCTGCGTTTTCCTTGTGCGGATACGGGGTTAACAGTTGCCGCCAGGGAACGATTGGTTTAG
- the tadA gene encoding tRNA adenosine(34) deaminase TadA yields the protein MTSSVNSAAPADLLGQPVSTDNEAMQLALQLARRAFDAGEVPVGALVVQAGKVIGQGYNQPITTLDPSAHAEMVAVRQAAATVGNYRLSGATLYVTVEPCTMCTGLLIHSRISRLVFGATEPKAGAVVSALQLPQQSFYNHVLQADGGVMAEECAALMSEFFALRRAAQKRLKAQAATKAAE from the coding sequence ATGACCAGCTCTGTTAATTCTGCGGCACCGGCCGATTTACTTGGCCAGCCAGTAAGCACGGATAACGAGGCCATGCAGCTGGCGCTGCAGCTGGCCCGGCGCGCGTTTGACGCCGGTGAAGTGCCGGTTGGGGCGCTGGTGGTGCAGGCTGGTAAAGTGATTGGGCAGGGCTATAACCAGCCGATTACCACCCTCGACCCCAGTGCCCACGCCGAAATGGTGGCGGTACGGCAAGCGGCCGCGACGGTGGGTAATTATCGCCTCAGCGGCGCCACGCTCTATGTAACGGTGGAACCCTGCACCATGTGTACCGGGTTGCTGATTCACAGCCGCATCAGCCGGCTGGTGTTTGGTGCCACCGAACCCAAAGCCGGGGCGGTGGTGAGTGCGTTACAGTTGCCGCAGCAGTCGTTTTATAACCACGTATTGCAGGCAGACGGTGGGGTCATGGCGGAGGAATGCGCGGCATTGATGTCGGAGTTTTTTGCTCTGCGCCGGGCGGCGCAAAAACGTCTGAAAGCACAGGCGGCAACCAAAGCCGCGGAATAA
- a CDS encoding Lrp/AsnC family transcriptional regulator has protein sequence MSMALPLDRTDRKILALLQQDGSLSNLELAEQVGLSPSPCSRRVKALEDSGLIVGYRALLDARKLGLDLLALVNISMDRHTPERFDNFEARVSACPEVLECYLITGQSADYVLKVIVRDMQHYQEFLLGTLTRIEGVSGVHSSFVMRKVLDRTALPLG, from the coding sequence ATGTCGATGGCGCTGCCGCTGGACCGTACTGACCGTAAAATTCTGGCGCTGCTGCAGCAGGATGGCAGCCTCAGCAACCTGGAGCTGGCTGAGCAGGTGGGCTTGTCGCCATCGCCCTGTTCACGGCGGGTGAAGGCACTGGAAGACAGCGGTCTGATTGTCGGTTACCGGGCGCTTCTGGATGCCCGTAAGCTGGGGCTGGACTTACTGGCGCTGGTGAATATCAGCATGGACCGGCACACCCCCGAGCGCTTTGATAACTTTGAGGCGCGGGTCAGCGCCTGCCCGGAAGTGCTGGAATGCTACCTGATCACCGGCCAGAGCGCCGACTATGTGCTGAAGGTGATTGTGCGTGATATGCAGCATTATCAGGAGTTTCTGCTGGGTACGCTTACCCGTATTGAAGGCGTCAGCGGGGTGCATTCCAGTTTTGTGATGCGCAAGGTGCTGGACCGCACGGCTTTGCCGCTGGGCTGA
- a CDS encoding acyl-CoA thioesterase: protein MWTLHLNPRFSDTDALGHINNASLPRWFEEAREPLFRLFSPDLDIQNWQLILARIEVDFIGELFYGREVEIRTVMSKIGNSSMTLHHEAWQDGKLAAKGTAVMVHFDLKAKQSKTIPEPIRQQLQQHLVTA, encoded by the coding sequence ATGTGGACTTTGCATCTTAACCCACGTTTTTCCGATACCGATGCCCTCGGTCACATCAACAACGCCAGCCTGCCGCGCTGGTTTGAAGAAGCGCGGGAGCCGTTATTCCGCCTGTTCAGCCCGGATCTGGATATCCAAAACTGGCAGCTGATTCTGGCCCGCATTGAAGTCGATTTTATCGGTGAACTGTTTTACGGCCGCGAAGTGGAAATCCGCACCGTGATGAGCAAAATCGGCAACAGTTCGATGACCCTGCACCACGAAGCCTGGCAGGATGGCAAACTAGCGGCCAAAGGAACGGCAGTGATGGTGCATTTTGACCTGAAAGCCAAACAGTCAAAAACCATTCCGGAACCCATCCGCCAGCAACTGCAGCAGCATCTGGTAACGGCGTAA
- a CDS encoding DEAD/DEAH box helicase: MTDSTPTGFASLGLPFPILRVLDELGYEAPSPIQAESIPSLLEGRDVLGMAQTGTGKTAAFALPLLTRTQVDFNSPQVLCLAPTRELAQQVAEAVKTYSKYMPGINVTAIYGGSDYGSQLRDLKRGPQWVVGTPGRVMDHLRRGTLQLADIRAVVLDEADEMLRMGFIDDVNWILEHTPRSRQVALFSATMPREIQNVAETHLKDPVQVKIQTKTTTNDKIRQRYWFVGGAHKNDALLRIAETEEFDAMMVFVRTKQATEEVADFMQANGFKCSPLNGDIPQALREKAVEKLKSGQLDIIVATDVAARGLDVERISHVINYDIPSDTESYVHRIGRTGRAGRNGEAIVFVRGREKRMLRDIEKATRQPIEEMPLPSAKQVNEKRREKFQAQILDAMHSERNQPYREMIEAILAQNPVDALDVAAAMASLLQGDKQLFINEQQDARMLEARERESRNEARNESRGERGDRRERDSRERFDRAPRAAAKAAPESRPKPLKGHPEVEMVRFMVNVGYNDGLKPGNLVGAVANEADLDSEYIGHIEIMENFAVVDLPNGMPAPVMNKLKKARVCGRPLEIRPYSESEIPAAGGTTRPVRSRNEGFNRDRAPREAGNRDFAKKSYRAKPRADGAAPAARAPRKAREG; the protein is encoded by the coding sequence ATGACTGACTCTACTCCGACTGGCTTCGCCAGCCTTGGCTTGCCGTTCCCTATTCTCCGCGTTCTGGACGAACTGGGCTACGAAGCACCTTCCCCCATTCAGGCTGAAAGCATTCCTTCCTTGCTGGAAGGCCGTGACGTACTGGGCATGGCTCAGACCGGCACCGGTAAAACCGCCGCCTTCGCGCTGCCGCTGCTGACCCGTACCCAGGTGGATTTCAATTCCCCGCAGGTGCTCTGTCTGGCGCCGACCCGTGAACTGGCCCAGCAGGTTGCTGAAGCGGTAAAAACCTACAGCAAATACATGCCTGGCATTAACGTCACTGCTATTTACGGCGGTTCTGACTACGGTTCACAGCTGCGTGATCTGAAGCGCGGTCCGCAGTGGGTTGTGGGCACACCGGGCCGGGTAATGGATCACCTGCGTCGTGGCACGCTGCAGCTGGCGGATATCCGCGCGGTGGTGCTGGACGAAGCCGACGAAATGCTGCGCATGGGCTTTATCGACGATGTGAACTGGATTCTGGAACACACTCCGCGCTCGCGTCAGGTGGCGTTGTTCTCGGCGACCATGCCGCGTGAAATTCAGAATGTGGCTGAAACCCATCTGAAAGATCCGGTACAGGTAAAAATTCAGACCAAAACCACCACCAACGACAAAATCCGTCAGCGTTACTGGTTTGTGGGCGGCGCGCATAAAAATGATGCGCTGCTGCGCATTGCTGAAACCGAAGAATTCGATGCCATGATGGTGTTTGTACGCACCAAACAGGCCACCGAAGAAGTCGCTGATTTTATGCAGGCCAACGGTTTCAAATGTTCGCCGCTGAACGGTGATATTCCGCAGGCTCTGCGCGAAAAAGCCGTGGAAAAACTAAAGTCCGGCCAGCTCGATATTATTGTGGCCACCGATGTAGCCGCCCGTGGTCTGGACGTTGAGCGTATCAGCCACGTGATTAACTACGATATTCCGTCTGACACGGAATCTTACGTACACCGTATCGGCCGTACCGGTCGTGCTGGTCGTAACGGTGAGGCCATTGTGTTTGTGCGTGGCCGCGAAAAACGCATGCTGCGCGACATTGAAAAAGCCACCCGCCAGCCAATTGAAGAAATGCCGCTGCCGAGTGCTAAGCAGGTTAACGAAAAACGCCGCGAGAAATTTCAGGCGCAGATTCTGGATGCCATGCATTCCGAGCGTAACCAGCCGTACCGTGAAATGATTGAAGCCATTCTGGCGCAAAATCCGGTCGATGCGCTGGACGTTGCTGCCGCCATGGCCTCATTGCTGCAGGGTGACAAACAGTTGTTTATTAACGAACAACAGGATGCCCGCATGCTGGAAGCGCGTGAGCGCGAAAGCCGTAATGAAGCCCGCAACGAATCCCGTGGTGAACGGGGTGACCGTCGTGAGCGTGACAGCCGTGAGCGTTTTGACCGTGCCCCGCGTGCCGCTGCCAAAGCCGCCCCGGAGAGCCGTCCGAAGCCGTTAAAAGGCCATCCGGAAGTTGAAATGGTGCGCTTTATGGTGAACGTTGGTTACAACGACGGCCTCAAGCCGGGTAACCTGGTTGGCGCCGTGGCTAACGAAGCGGATCTCGACAGCGAATACATTGGCCATATCGAAATTATGGAAAACTTTGCCGTGGTTGACCTGCCCAATGGCATGCCGGCACCGGTGATGAACAAATTGAAAAAAGCCCGCGTGTGTGGCCGGCCGCTGGAAATCCGTCCGTACAGCGAAAGCGAAATTCCGGCTGCTGGTGGCACCACCCGTCCGGTACGCAGCCGTAACGAAGGCTTTAACCGCGATCGTGCTCCGCGCGAGGCTGGTAACCGCGATTTCGCCAAAAAATCCTATCGTGCCAAGCCGCGTGCCGATGGTGCAGCTCCGGCTGCCCGGGCCCCGCGTAAAGCCCGCGAAGGCTGA
- a CDS encoding glutathione S-transferase family protein has product MKLYSAPQAPNPRRVLMVMAEKGITDIDVINVDLMKGDNLSAEFRARNPLCKVPVLELDDGTCISESAAIICYLESLYPQPPLLGSMPAEKAIIDMWDRRLENSFMQPVGFCFQHGTGFFKDRMNVVPAWGEESMLQAQKFLPVLEQQLQQHPFIAGEHFSVADITALCTLEFARVIKLRAGDEYPAIQRWYSAMQQRPSYNA; this is encoded by the coding sequence ATGAAGCTGTACAGCGCCCCCCAAGCACCCAACCCCCGTCGCGTACTGATGGTGATGGCCGAAAAAGGCATCACGGATATTGACGTGATTAATGTCGACCTGATGAAAGGCGATAACCTCAGCGCTGAATTCCGCGCCCGTAATCCGCTCTGCAAAGTGCCGGTACTGGAGCTGGACGATGGCACCTGCATCAGCGAAAGCGCCGCCATTATCTGTTATCTGGAAAGCCTTTATCCGCAGCCGCCGTTACTGGGTTCGATGCCGGCCGAAAAAGCCATTATTGATATGTGGGACCGCCGCTTAGAAAACAGTTTTATGCAGCCGGTCGGTTTTTGCTTTCAGCATGGCACCGGTTTTTTTAAAGACCGTATGAATGTGGTACCGGCCTGGGGCGAAGAATCCATGCTGCAGGCACAAAAATTCCTGCCCGTGCTGGAGCAGCAATTACAGCAGCATCCCTTTATTGCCGGCGAACATTTTTCGGTGGCCGATATTACGGCGCTCTGTACGCTGGAATTTGCCCGCGTAATCAAACTGCGGGCGGGTGATGAATACCCGGCTATTCAGCGCTGGTACAGCGCTATGCAACAACGTCCTTCTTATAACGCCTGA
- a CDS encoding NADPH-dependent FMN reductase produces the protein MSTDLNICLVVASHRANAQSLRIAQYMREHFLAGRGSIVDLYDLKLPLWDGDPLPADSDKARQVEYVKNSLHDADALIFIIPEWHGMAPAGLKNMLLWCGARELAHKPVLLVGVSASVGGAFAIADIRNSGYKNSRLLYLPEHLILRDANDLWVGQEGRMSDTYLANRTRYALDVLHTYAAALKPVRGKLCEGLVEFSNGMS, from the coding sequence ATGAGCACTGATCTGAATATTTGCCTGGTGGTAGCCAGTCATCGGGCCAACGCCCAAAGTCTGCGTATTGCGCAGTATATGCGTGAACATTTTCTCGCCGGGCGTGGCAGCATTGTTGACCTGTACGATCTGAAATTACCGCTGTGGGATGGTGATCCGCTGCCGGCCGACAGCGATAAAGCCCGGCAAGTGGAATACGTTAAAAACAGCCTGCACGACGCCGATGCGCTGATCTTTATTATTCCCGAATGGCACGGCATGGCGCCGGCGGGCTTAAAAAATATGCTGCTCTGGTGCGGTGCCAGAGAACTGGCCCACAAGCCGGTCTTGCTGGTGGGCGTGTCTGCATCGGTAGGCGGTGCCTTTGCCATTGCCGACATCCGCAACAGTGGCTATAAAAATTCCCGCCTGCTGTATTTACCTGAGCATCTGATCCTGCGTGATGCCAACGATTTGTGGGTGGGGCAGGAGGGGCGCATGAGCGACACCTACCTGGCTAACCGCACCCGTTATGCGCTGGATGTATTGCACACCTATGCGGCGGCACTGAAACCGGTACGCGGCAAGTTGTGCGAAGGTCTGGTGGAATTCAGCAACGGTATGTCCTGA
- a CDS encoding translation initiation factor Sui1 yields the protein MSKKSSGGLVYSTEFGRACPDCRQPQDQCTCKQPERPLGDGIVRVSRDSKGRGGKVVTLVTGVPLADAELKDLAKALKQRCGVGGALKDGVIEIQGDQRELLVAELSKRGFTVKKAGG from the coding sequence ATGAGCAAAAAGTCCTCCGGCGGCCTGGTGTATTCCACCGAATTTGGCCGCGCTTGCCCCGACTGTCGTCAGCCGCAGGATCAGTGCACCTGTAAGCAGCCTGAGCGCCCGCTGGGCGATGGCATTGTGCGGGTCAGCCGTGACAGCAAAGGCCGTGGCGGCAAAGTGGTGACGCTGGTCACCGGTGTGCCGCTGGCCGATGCCGAACTGAAAGATCTGGCCAAGGCGCTGAAACAGCGCTGCGGGGTGGGTGGGGCACTGAAAGACGGTGTGATTGAAATTCAGGGCGACCAGCGTGAATTGCTGGTCGCCGAACTGAGTAAACGGGGTTTTACCGTGAAAAAAGCCGGCGGCTGA